The sequence GCCACGATCGCCCCGACGGTGGCCTCCTCGTCGAGGGCGGGCAGTACGACACTCACCGTGCGGCCCGTCTGGTGCTTCGCCTCCAGCAGCCGCCCCAGCGGGCGGTCCGCGGCGGACCAGGAGCGGCTGCTCAGCCAGCCCTCCACCTCTTCCAGCACGTCTACGACTCCTCGGTCGCCGCCGGTGGGCGGCCTCTGTGATCCATCTCGCGCATCGGACGACTATCTCAACCGTCAGTGCCTTCGGTTACAGTCTTGAACAACGCGGAAGACCGTTGCATGTCGGGGTCCGCGCCACAAACGCCTGGGTTTCGGCCCAGCGCCATACCGCTCATCCAGAGGGGCAGAGGGATACGGCCCGTTGAAGCCCCGGCAACCCTCCAGCCGGTCTTGCCGCAAGGACGCTGACGTCCCGCGCGCGAGGCTCCCGGCTAGGGAAGGTGCCAAATCCGTCTCGTGGCGAGATTCGTCGCGAGGAAGATGAGGAGAAAGGGCCTCGCCTCCATGGCTGTGCAAGTCACCGAAAACACCCCCACCGTCGCTCTGGGCCCCGCCGCAGCCCTGTCCTGCCGCGAGTGCGGACAGCGCTTCGCGCTCGGCCCGATCTTCGCGTGCCAGGAATGTTTCGGGCCGCTCGAAGTCGCGTACGACCTGCCGAGCGGCGACCCCGAGGGCCTGAAGAAGCAGATCGAGGCCGGTCCGGACAACATCTGGCGCTACGCCCCGCTGCTGCCCGTCCCCGCCGACGTCGCCGACAAGCCCAACCTGAACCCCGGCTTCACCAAGCTCGTCCAGGCCGACCGGCTCGCCGCCGAGCTGGGCGTCACCGGCGGTCTGTACGTCAAGGACGACTCCGGCAACCCGACGCACTCCTTCAAGGACCGCGTCGTGGCGATCGCCGTCGAGGCCGCCCGCGCCTTCGGCTTCACCACCCTGTCCTGCTCCTCGACCGGCAACCTCGCCGGCGCGGTCGGCGCCGCGGCGCGCCGGGCCGGTTTCCAGTCCTGCGTGTTCATCCCGCACGACCTGGAGGCCGGCAAGGTCGTCATGGCCGCGGTCTACGGCGGTGACCTGGTCGGCATCGAGGGCAACTACGACGACGTCAACCGCTTCTGCTCCGAGCTCATCGGCGACCCGCTGGGCGAGGGCTGGGGCTTCGTCAACGTCAATCTGCGCCCCTACTACGGCGAGGGTTCCAAGACCCTGGCGTACGAGATCTGCGAGCAGCTGGGCTGGCGCCTCCCGGACCAGATCGTCATCCCGATCGCGTCCGGCTCGCAGCTCACGAAGATCGACAAGGGGCTCAAGGAGCTGATCGCCCTCGGTCTGGTCGAGGACAAGCCGTACAAGATCTTCGGCGCCCAGGCGGAGGGCTGCTCGCCGGTGTCCACGGCCTTCAAGGCCGGGCACGACGTGGTCCGCCCGCAGAAGCCGAAGACCATCGCCAAGTCGCTGGCGATCGGCAACCCGGCCGACGGCCCGTATGTGCTCGACATCGCCCGCCGTACGGGCGGCGCGGTCGAGGACGTCAACGACGAGCAGGTCGTGGACGCGATCAAGCTGCTGGCCAGGACGGAAGGCATCTTCGCGGAGACCGCGGGCGGGGTGACCGTCGGCGTGACCAAGAAGCTGATCGAGAACGGTGTGCTCGACCCGTCCCTGACGACCGTCGTCCTGAACACCGGTGACGGCCTCAAGACGCTGGACGCGGTCGCCCCGACCTCAGGGCCCACGGCCACGATCCGTCCGGACCTGGACGCGTTCCGCGCGGCCGGTCTCGCCCGCTGACGCTGCCGGCCCCGTCCGCGCACGGGGCCGCGCCACCTCCCGCCACGAGGCCGCCGGCCCGTCCGCAACGAGGCCACGCCACCGCCCCCGAACACGTACTCCGCAATACCCGGAAGGCAGAACCATGAGCGTGAAGGTCCGCATCCCCACCATCCTCCGCACGTACACCGGCGGCCAGGCCGAGGTCGCGGCCGAGGGCGCGACCCTCTCCGAGGTGATCGCCGACCTGGAGCAGAACCACCAGGGCATCGCGGCCCGGGTGCTGGACGACGCCGGCAAGCTGCGCCGCTTCGTGAACGTCTACGTCAACGACGACGATGTGCGCTTCGAGCAGGGCCTGGAGACGCCGACCCCGGAGGGTGCGGGCGTCTCGATCATTCCGGCGGTGGCCGGAGGGTGCTGATTTGCGCCAATTCTTGGCCTGCTTGACCGGAATTGCCCCGTCCGCCAGAAAGCGGACGGGGCAATTCCATGTTGTGAAAGGAGATACCATTGAGGCGATACCCCTCCCCTATAGCGCGTGCGTGTGCCGAACGCATATGAGATCGCGATCAGTTGTGCCCAAAGTGTGGGCAAGATTTGTCGCTTAGGTGAGCTATGCCCGGCCCGACTTGCCCGGGAGAAGCGGGATTTCACCGCATATTGCCGATTTTCCGGCCCCAGATTTCTCGTCCGATTGACCTGTTGCGCTGGGCATCTGTGCAGATACATTCAGCGGCGGTCGACGCGTTCCGGCGCACACCCCACAGGGCTTTCGCGGGGTGAGGTCTGACCCGGGTCCGCGGAGTGCGGTCCTGCGCAAGGGCCAGTAATAGGGGAGTTAGGCATGGCTCAGGGCACCGTCAAGTGGTTCAACGCGGAGAAGGGGTACGGCTTCATCGCGGTCGACGGTGGTGCGGATGTTTTCGTCCACTACAGCGCGATCCAGATGGACGGCTACCGCACCCTTGAGGAGGGTCAGCGGGTCGAGTTCGAGATCTCGCAAGGCCAGAAGGGGCCGCAGGCGGACATGGTCCGGGTGGCCGGCTGAGGCGCCGACCGACTGCTGCGTAGTGAAGGCCCGTACCCCCCTGAGGGGTGCGGGCCTTCTGCTGTCCGTCGCGGTCTGCCGGCCGCCTCTCGCCGGCCGCCCCTCGCCCGCCGTCTCTCGTCGGCCGCCCCTCGTCCGCTGCTCCTCGTGCTGCCCCTCGTCCGCTGTCCGCTGCTCCGCTGTCCGCTGTCGGCGGACGGGGAGGTGCTGAGTGCGGGCGGACCCCGGGGGACCTGCGCTCACCCGTGATTCACCCGTCACCCGGGCGCCACCCCGATGGGAGGCATCTTCGAAGCCGCCTTGCACTCAAGGGGTGCGAGTGCTAATCATTGCGTTAGCACTCTCCCAGTGAGAGTGACAAAGAAGGACCGGGTCGGTGAGGCCCGTAGGCCGGGTGGGGCAAGGAACCACGCAGGTCTGCAGGTCGTCCGTCGCGGGCGCCAGCGCGGTCCGGAGCAATCCTTCCCCAAGCTCTCAACTGCGTTCGAGCAGGGGAGACCCCATTAGTCCGGGAGGACCACTTCACATGGCCAAGATCATCGCGTTCGACGAGGAGGCACGGCGCGGTCTCGAGCGCGGGATGAACCAGCTCGCCGACGCCGTCAAGGTCACCCTCGGCCCCAAGGGCCGCAACGTCGTCCTCGAGAAGAAGTGGGGCGCCCCCACGATCACCAACGATGGTGTATCCATCGCCAAGGAGATCGAGCTCGAGGACCCGTACGAGAAGATCGGCGCCGAGCTGGTCAAGGAGGTCGCGAAGAAGACGGACGACGTCGCCGGTGACGGCACGACGACCGCGACCGTCCTGGCCCAGGCTCTGGTCCGCGAGGGCCTGCGCAACGTCGCCGCCGGCGCCAACCCGATGGCCCTCAAGCGCGGCATCGAGCGCGCCGTCGAGGCCGTCTCCGCCGCCCTGCTGGAGCAGGCCAAGGACGTGGAGACCAAGGAGCAGATCGCTTCGACCGCCTCCATCTCCGCCGCTGACACCCAGATCGGCGAGCTCATCGCCGAGGCCATGGACAAGGTCGGCAAGGAAGGCGTCATCACCGTCGAGGAGTCCCAGACCTTCGGTCTGGAGCTGGAACTCACCGAGGGTATGCGCTTCGACAAGGGCTACATCTCGGCGTACTTCGCGACCGACATGGAGCGCATGGAAGCCGCGCTCGACGACCCGTACATCCTGATCGTCAACTCCAAGATCAGCAACGTGAAGGACCTGCTCCCGCTCCTGGAGAAGGTCATGCAGTCGGGCAAGCCGCTGCTG is a genomic window of Streptomyces sp. Edi2 containing:
- the thrC gene encoding threonine synthase — translated: MAVQVTENTPTVALGPAAALSCRECGQRFALGPIFACQECFGPLEVAYDLPSGDPEGLKKQIEAGPDNIWRYAPLLPVPADVADKPNLNPGFTKLVQADRLAAELGVTGGLYVKDDSGNPTHSFKDRVVAIAVEAARAFGFTTLSCSSTGNLAGAVGAAARRAGFQSCVFIPHDLEAGKVVMAAVYGGDLVGIEGNYDDVNRFCSELIGDPLGEGWGFVNVNLRPYYGEGSKTLAYEICEQLGWRLPDQIVIPIASGSQLTKIDKGLKELIALGLVEDKPYKIFGAQAEGCSPVSTAFKAGHDVVRPQKPKTIAKSLAIGNPADGPYVLDIARRTGGAVEDVNDEQVVDAIKLLARTEGIFAETAGGVTVGVTKKLIENGVLDPSLTTVVLNTGDGLKTLDAVAPTSGPTATIRPDLDAFRAAGLAR
- a CDS encoding MoaD/ThiS family protein, with product MSVKVRIPTILRTYTGGQAEVAAEGATLSEVIADLEQNHQGIAARVLDDAGKLRRFVNVYVNDDDVRFEQGLETPTPEGAGVSIIPAVAGGC
- a CDS encoding cold-shock protein — translated: MAQGTVKWFNAEKGYGFIAVDGGADVFVHYSAIQMDGYRTLEEGQRVEFEISQGQKGPQADMVRVAG